A region of Micromonospora chokoriensis DNA encodes the following proteins:
- a CDS encoding lactonase family protein has product MSGQDEVVHIGGYTAQSGGRGSGIVAARRDPTTGALTPLGTVAVTASPSFLARHPTQPVLYAVNEVTDGEISAWRIGSEGALAPLGSRSTGGAEPCHLAVLPDGGHLLAANYGSGSVAVFPLDAQGVPGERTDLVVHEGRGPDPDRQEHAHAHMVSPGAGRGPIFAVDLGTDSVYRYDLDDATGRLVPRAPRIRTAAGTGPRHLARHADGRRCFLVGELDASVTAYELTDDGALHQHGRVEASGRSGHVQPSEVAVSPDGRFLYVGNRGVGTVAVFALAGALPELVAEVDTGGEWPRHFALIGEHLYVADERADMVRVFRRDADTGVPEAVGEPVPVPSPTCVLP; this is encoded by the coding sequence GTGAGTGGTCAGGATGAGGTTGTCCACATCGGGGGCTACACCGCGCAGAGCGGTGGCCGGGGCAGCGGCATCGTCGCGGCACGCCGCGACCCGACGACCGGGGCGCTGACCCCGCTCGGCACGGTCGCGGTCACCGCGTCGCCGTCCTTCCTGGCACGGCACCCCACCCAACCGGTGCTCTACGCGGTCAACGAGGTGACGGACGGCGAGATCAGCGCCTGGCGGATCGGGTCGGAGGGGGCGCTGGCCCCGCTCGGCAGTCGGTCCACCGGTGGCGCCGAGCCGTGCCACCTGGCGGTGCTTCCCGACGGCGGCCACCTGCTGGCGGCCAACTACGGCAGCGGCAGCGTCGCGGTCTTCCCGCTGGACGCGCAGGGCGTGCCGGGCGAGCGCACCGACCTGGTGGTGCACGAGGGGCGCGGCCCCGACCCGGATCGTCAGGAGCACGCCCACGCCCACATGGTCTCCCCGGGTGCGGGTCGTGGGCCGATCTTCGCGGTCGACCTCGGCACCGACTCGGTCTACCGCTACGACCTGGACGACGCGACGGGACGGCTGGTGCCCCGCGCGCCGCGGATCCGCACGGCGGCTGGCACCGGGCCCCGGCACCTCGCCCGCCACGCGGACGGACGGCGCTGCTTCCTCGTCGGTGAGCTGGACGCCTCGGTCACCGCGTACGAGCTGACCGACGACGGCGCGTTGCACCAGCACGGTCGGGTCGAGGCGAGCGGGCGGTCCGGTCATGTCCAGCCGTCGGAGGTCGCGGTCTCCCCGGACGGGCGCTTCCTCTATGTCGGCAATCGCGGGGTGGGGACGGTTGCGGTCTTCGCCCTGGCCGGGGCCCTGCCCGAGTTGGTGGCCGAGGTGGACACCGGTGGTGAGTGGCCCCGGCACTTCGCGCTGATCGGGGAGCACCTCTATGTCGCTGACGAGCGGGCGGACATGGTGCGGGTCTTCCGGCGTGACGCCGACACCGGTGTTCCGGAGGCGGTCGGCGAGCCGGTGCCGGTGCCGAGCCCGACCTGTGTGCTGCCGTGA
- a CDS encoding catalase — translation MHPPASKPTLTTRQGHPVHNNQQQRTVGSRGPATLENYHFLEKISHFDRERIPERVVHARGFVAHGEFEAYGTIGDEPAATYTRAKLFQTRGKKTPVTVRFSTVIGGRDSSEAARDPRGFAVKFRTEDGNWDLVGNNLPVFFIRDAVKFPDVIHALKPDPVTFRQEPNRIFDLMSNTPESMHMLTWLFSPRGIPANYRTQDGFGVNTYRMVNAAGEGVLVKYHWTSQQGIESLTEEQAAAIQAYEMGHASKDLYEAIERGEHPRWELNVQIMSDEEHPELNFDPLDDTKTWPEGAFPLRPVGMMTLRRNIGNFHNENEQIAFGTGVLVDGLDFSDDKMLVGRTFSYSDTQRYRVGPNYLQLPINAPREDVQVNTNQDGGPMAYAVDGRGGNPHINFEPSSVAGLQQADESYREYRPFVSGRVMRAPIERQNNYGQAGERFRTMPQWERDDLVKNLTNLLAQCDKQVQEKMVWHLSQCDDAYGRRVAEGLGIADNA, via the coding sequence ATGCACCCACCGGCCAGCAAGCCGACCCTGACCACCCGGCAGGGCCACCCCGTGCACAACAACCAGCAGCAGCGGACGGTCGGCTCGCGAGGGCCCGCGACGCTGGAGAACTACCACTTCCTGGAGAAGATCAGCCACTTCGACCGGGAGCGGATCCCCGAGCGGGTCGTGCACGCGCGTGGTTTCGTCGCGCACGGCGAGTTCGAGGCGTACGGGACCATCGGTGACGAGCCGGCAGCGACCTACACCCGGGCCAAGCTGTTCCAGACCAGAGGCAAGAAGACCCCGGTCACCGTCCGCTTCTCCACGGTCATCGGCGGACGGGACTCCTCCGAGGCCGCCCGCGACCCGCGCGGTTTCGCCGTCAAGTTCCGCACCGAGGACGGCAACTGGGACCTGGTCGGCAACAACCTGCCGGTCTTCTTCATCCGGGACGCGGTCAAGTTCCCCGACGTCATCCACGCGCTGAAGCCGGACCCGGTGACCTTCCGCCAGGAACCGAACCGCATCTTCGACCTCATGTCCAACACCCCCGAGTCGATGCACATGCTGACCTGGCTGTTCAGCCCGCGTGGCATCCCCGCCAACTACCGCACCCAGGACGGCTTCGGCGTCAACACGTACCGGATGGTCAACGCCGCCGGCGAGGGCGTGCTGGTCAAGTACCACTGGACGTCGCAGCAGGGCATCGAGTCGCTGACCGAGGAGCAGGCCGCCGCCATCCAGGCGTACGAGATGGGGCACGCCTCCAAGGACCTCTACGAGGCGATCGAGCGGGGCGAGCACCCGCGGTGGGAGCTGAACGTCCAGATCATGAGCGACGAGGAGCACCCGGAGCTGAACTTCGACCCCCTGGACGACACCAAGACCTGGCCGGAGGGCGCCTTTCCCCTGCGCCCGGTCGGCATGATGACGTTGCGCCGCAACATCGGCAACTTCCACAACGAGAACGAGCAGATCGCGTTCGGCACCGGCGTCCTGGTCGACGGGCTGGACTTCTCCGACGACAAGATGCTGGTCGGGCGCACGTTCTCCTACTCGGACACGCAGCGCTACCGGGTCGGCCCGAACTACCTCCAGTTGCCGATCAACGCGCCCCGGGAGGACGTCCAGGTCAACACCAACCAGGACGGCGGCCCGATGGCGTACGCAGTGGACGGTCGGGGCGGCAACCCGCACATCAACTTCGAGCCGTCCTCGGTGGCCGGTCTCCAACAGGCCGACGAGTCGTACCGGGAGTACCGCCCGTTCGTCTCGGGTCGGGTCATGCGGGCGCCGATCGAGCGGCAGAACAACTACGGCCAGGCCGGTGAGCGCTTCCGGACCATGCCGCAGTGGGAACGCGACGACCTGGTGAAGAACCTGACCAACCTGTTGGCTCAGTGCGACAAACAGGTCCAGGAGAAGATGGTCTGGCACCTCAGCCAGTGCGACGACGCCTACGGCCGGAGGGTCGCCGAAGGGCTGGGCATCGCCGACAACGCCTGA
- a CDS encoding GTP-binding protein — protein MDSVRYDHMGTSTTIPLALKILIAGGFGAGKTTLVSALSEVRPLQTEEVLTDAGIGTDDISGVEGKSTTTVAMDFGRITINDDLQVYLFGTPGQDRFWFLWDELAFGALGAVVLADTRRLADCFPSIDYFEQRGIPFVVGVNCFDDSRRFNLETVRRALDLDPDVPMVLCDARDRQSGKMVLISLVEHVARQRGEPVPTA, from the coding sequence GTGGACTCCGTGCGCTATGACCATATGGGCACCAGCACCACCATCCCGCTGGCCCTGAAGATCCTCATCGCGGGAGGCTTCGGAGCTGGCAAGACGACGTTGGTGAGCGCCCTGAGCGAGGTCCGTCCGTTGCAGACCGAGGAGGTGTTGACCGACGCCGGGATCGGCACCGACGACATCTCCGGAGTGGAGGGCAAGTCGACCACCACGGTGGCGATGGACTTCGGCCGGATCACCATCAACGACGACCTTCAGGTGTATCTGTTCGGCACCCCGGGTCAGGACCGGTTCTGGTTCCTCTGGGACGAGTTGGCCTTCGGGGCCCTCGGCGCGGTGGTGCTCGCCGACACCCGGCGGCTGGCCGACTGCTTCCCCTCCATCGACTACTTCGAGCAGCGGGGCATCCCGTTCGTGGTGGGCGTGAACTGCTTCGACGACTCGCGACGCTTCAACCTGGAGACCGTACGCCGAGCCCTCGACCTGGACCCGGACGTGCCGATGGTGCTCTGCGACGCCCGGGACCGGCAGTCCGGGAAGATGGTGTTGATCTCACTGGTGGAGCACGTGGCCCGGCAACGCGGGGAGCCGGTGCCGACGGCCTGA
- a CDS encoding sensor histidine kinase, protein MRTRDWPIRSKLTALVVAPVTALLALWIFATTLTFGPALNLLSARTLLYDLGRPGEAVVTELQRERRLSVVQLAGTTELPALTEQRQRTDRAIAELRRRVDGEALRDAADDLLEDRVDRLVTALSALPTGRGFIDGRLMDRTGVVGLYSGMVSAAFQAFSALANLSDPAINRQALALTALGRSRELLGQTDALLAGVLTTGRFAAGEHAQLVQMIGNQRWLTDSAVADLPETGRAAYQRLSESPDFTSVRAMQDALIGANRSGRPPVDAASWQAGHDAVQQQLRDFELDEADNLADRSVPMAVGILARLAAAGVLGLVAVVVSVLVALRVGRTLVRRLSSVRTAALDLAEHRLPDVVARLRRGEQVDVAREAPPLEYGHDEIGEVGRAFTEVQRTAVQAAVDEVTLRRGLNEVFLNIARRSQGLVHRQLHLLDRMERRAEDPDELAQLFQVDHLATRLRRHAEDLVILAGSAPGRGWRNPVAMVDLIRGAISEVEAYDRVDIAAVQPAGVLGRAVGDIIHLLAELVENATAFSPPDTRVTVVGEQVANGYALEITDQGLGMSVAALETANTRLASSPEFDPAQSARLGLFVVARLAARHNVRVRLRPSGDGGVTAVVLIPNDLITTEPPAGPDRATLDAASADAGRRVARPARRDTVPRARTRPPAALSAVAAPSAVGAPPASAAVAARPASGAGVSTSDTSPANGRGGAGSTTPGETVDDDLDGLPRRVRRRTPTAQPRSTVTDTPSPRSPEEVRRVMAALQAGTARGRATVITPTAPVTPAAPVTPTAPAAPAGPASPAAPADPQPAPEHPTATERDA, encoded by the coding sequence ATGAGAACCCGCGACTGGCCGATCCGCTCCAAGCTGACCGCACTGGTCGTCGCGCCGGTGACCGCGCTGCTGGCCCTGTGGATCTTCGCTACGACGTTGACCTTCGGTCCCGCGCTGAACCTGCTCTCCGCCCGCACGCTGCTGTACGACCTGGGTCGTCCCGGCGAAGCGGTGGTCACCGAGCTGCAACGCGAACGCCGGCTGTCGGTGGTGCAGCTCGCCGGGACCACCGAACTGCCGGCGCTGACCGAGCAGCGTCAGCGCACCGATCGGGCGATCGCCGAGCTGCGCCGCCGGGTCGACGGGGAGGCGCTGCGTGACGCCGCCGACGACCTGTTGGAGGACCGGGTCGATCGGCTGGTCACCGCCCTGTCGGCGCTGCCGACCGGGCGCGGCTTCATCGACGGCCGCTTGATGGACCGCACCGGCGTGGTCGGGCTCTACAGCGGGATGGTCTCCGCGGCCTTCCAGGCGTTCTCCGCGCTCGCGAACCTGAGCGATCCCGCCATCAACAGGCAGGCTCTGGCGCTCACCGCGTTGGGCCGGTCCCGAGAGCTGCTCGGACAGACCGACGCCCTGCTGGCCGGGGTGCTGACCACCGGCCGGTTCGCCGCGGGTGAGCACGCCCAGCTCGTACAGATGATCGGCAACCAGCGGTGGCTCACCGACAGCGCGGTGGCCGACCTGCCCGAGACGGGGCGCGCGGCATACCAGCGGCTGAGCGAGAGTCCGGACTTCACCAGCGTGCGCGCCATGCAGGACGCGTTGATCGGGGCCAACAGGTCTGGTCGACCGCCGGTGGACGCGGCGAGTTGGCAGGCCGGTCACGACGCGGTCCAACAGCAGCTCCGCGACTTCGAGCTGGACGAGGCCGACAACCTCGCCGACCGCTCGGTGCCGATGGCGGTCGGGATCCTGGCCCGGCTGGCCGCGGCCGGGGTGCTCGGGCTCGTCGCCGTGGTGGTCTCGGTGCTGGTGGCGTTGCGGGTCGGTCGCACGCTGGTCCGGCGGCTCAGCAGCGTCCGCACCGCCGCGCTCGACCTGGCCGAGCACCGTCTGCCGGACGTGGTGGCCCGGCTGCGCCGTGGTGAGCAGGTGGACGTCGCCCGGGAGGCGCCACCCCTGGAGTACGGCCACGACGAGATCGGCGAGGTCGGGCGCGCCTTCACCGAGGTGCAGCGCACCGCCGTCCAGGCCGCGGTGGACGAGGTCACCCTGCGTCGCGGGCTCAACGAGGTCTTCCTCAACATCGCCCGGCGCAGTCAGGGCCTGGTCCATCGCCAGCTGCACCTGCTGGACCGGATGGAGCGCCGCGCGGAGGACCCGGACGAGTTGGCCCAGCTGTTCCAGGTCGACCACCTGGCGACCCGACTCCGTCGGCACGCCGAGGACCTGGTCATCCTCGCCGGCTCCGCGCCCGGCCGCGGTTGGCGGAACCCGGTGGCGATGGTCGACCTGATCCGCGGCGCGATCTCCGAGGTCGAGGCGTACGACCGGGTGGACATCGCCGCCGTGCAACCGGCCGGAGTGCTGGGCCGGGCGGTCGGCGACATCATCCACCTGCTCGCCGAGCTGGTCGAGAACGCCACCGCCTTCTCCCCGCCGGACACCCGCGTCACTGTCGTCGGGGAACAGGTGGCCAACGGGTACGCCCTGGAGATCACCGATCAGGGGCTGGGCATGTCCGTCGCGGCGCTGGAGACCGCCAACACCCGGCTGGCCAGCTCACCGGAGTTCGACCCGGCGCAGAGCGCACGCCTCGGTCTGTTCGTGGTGGCCCGGCTCGCGGCCCGGCACAACGTCCGGGTGCGGCTGCGCCCCTCCGGCGACGGCGGGGTGACCGCCGTGGTGCTGATCCCCAACGACCTCATCACCACTGAACCGCCCGCCGGCCCCGACCGTGCCACGCTGGACGCCGCCTCGGCCGACGCCGGCCGACGGGTGGCTCGCCCGGCACGACGGGACACCGTGCCCCGCGCCCGCACCCGCCCACCAGCTGCCCTGTCCGCTGTCGCGGCTCCGTCGGCTGTCGGGGCTCCGCCGGCTTCGGCCGCTGTCGCCGCGCGTCCGGCGTCCGGGGCCGGAGTGTCGACCTCGGACACGTCGCCTGCGAACGGGCGCGGTGGAGCCGGGTCGACGACGCCCGGCGAGACGGTCGACGACGACCTGGACGGCCTTCCGCGCCGGGTACGACGCCGCACTCCCACCGCGCAACCCCGGTCGACAGTCACGGACACGCCGTCACCCCGGTCCCCGGAGGAGGTCCGCCGAGTGATGGCCGCCCTCCAGGCCGGCACCGCGCGCGGACGGGCCACCGTGATCACTCCGACGGCGCCGGTCACTCCGGCGGCGCCGGTCACCCCTACGGCGCCGGCGGCACCGGCAGGTCCCGCGAGCCCGGCTGCGCCAGCTGATCCCCAGCCCGCCCCCGAACACCCGACCGCGACTGAGAGGGACGCCTAG
- a CDS encoding sodium:solute symporter family protein: MDGDGLRLNMNGLDYLILALYFVTVLGVGFAARRAIRTSVDFFLSGRSLPAWVTGLAFVSANLGALEIIGMAANGAQYGVMTVHYYWIGAVPAMVFLGIVMMPFYYGSKVRSVPEYLRLRFNRPTHLLNALSFAVAQVLIAGVNLYALALVMQALLGWPLWTAIVVGAAIVLAYITIGGLSGAIYNEVLQFFVILAGLIPVTVIGLVKVGGWNGLMDAVGDSKLGEAGLHAWQDTGSTANPLGAHWIGIVFGLGFVLSFGYWTTNFAEVQRALSAKNMSAARRTPIIAAYPKLFIPLVTVIPGLVALVTVKGLGAESGDLQYNNAIPLLMRDLLPNGVLGVAVTGLLASFMAGMAANVSGFNTVFTYDIWQAYIRRDRSDEYYLRVGRWATVAAVVIGIGTAFIAAGFSNIMNYIQALFSVFNAPLFATFIIGMFWKRMTALAGFWSLLLGTLVSLSLYLLYKGGVIHFNSDLEESFWGAGLAFVTAVVVAAIITPLTAPKRDEELRGLVYGLGGVDLKGDVLAGDAAWYRSPVLLGVIAVALAALFYIPVF, from the coding sequence ATGGACGGCGACGGCCTTCGGCTGAACATGAACGGGCTGGACTACTTGATCCTCGCCCTGTACTTCGTGACCGTCCTCGGCGTCGGCTTCGCCGCCCGCCGGGCGATCCGGACCAGCGTCGACTTCTTCCTCTCCGGTCGGTCCCTCCCGGCCTGGGTGACCGGTCTCGCCTTCGTCTCGGCGAACCTGGGCGCGCTGGAGATCATCGGCATGGCGGCGAACGGCGCCCAGTACGGCGTGATGACGGTCCACTACTACTGGATCGGCGCGGTGCCGGCGATGGTCTTCCTGGGCATCGTGATGATGCCCTTCTACTACGGCTCGAAGGTCCGCAGCGTCCCGGAGTACCTGCGGTTGCGGTTCAACCGCCCCACCCACCTGCTGAACGCGCTCAGCTTCGCCGTCGCCCAGGTGCTGATCGCCGGGGTGAACCTCTACGCGCTGGCCCTGGTCATGCAGGCGCTGCTCGGCTGGCCGCTCTGGACGGCGATCGTGGTCGGCGCGGCGATCGTGCTGGCGTACATCACCATCGGCGGTCTGTCCGGGGCGATCTACAACGAGGTGCTCCAGTTCTTCGTCATCCTCGCCGGCCTCATCCCGGTCACCGTGATCGGCCTGGTCAAGGTCGGCGGGTGGAACGGCCTGATGGACGCGGTCGGTGACTCCAAGCTCGGTGAGGCGGGGCTGCACGCGTGGCAGGACACCGGCAGCACGGCCAACCCGCTGGGCGCGCACTGGATCGGCATCGTCTTCGGCCTCGGCTTCGTGCTGTCGTTCGGCTACTGGACGACGAACTTCGCCGAGGTGCAACGGGCCCTCTCGGCGAAGAACATGAGCGCCGCCCGGCGTACGCCGATCATCGCCGCGTACCCGAAGCTGTTCATCCCCCTGGTCACGGTGATCCCCGGCCTGGTGGCTCTGGTCACGGTGAAGGGGCTCGGCGCGGAGAGCGGCGACCTGCAGTACAACAACGCCATCCCGCTGCTGATGCGCGACCTGCTCCCCAACGGCGTGCTCGGGGTCGCGGTCACCGGCCTGCTCGCCTCGTTCATGGCCGGCATGGCGGCCAACGTGAGCGGATTCAACACCGTCTTCACCTACGACATCTGGCAGGCGTACATCCGTCGGGACCGTTCGGACGAGTACTACCTGCGGGTCGGCCGGTGGGCGACGGTCGCCGCCGTGGTGATCGGCATCGGCACCGCGTTCATCGCGGCCGGGTTCAGCAACATCATGAACTACATCCAGGCGCTCTTCTCCGTCTTCAACGCGCCGCTGTTCGCCACGTTCATCATCGGCATGTTCTGGAAGCGGATGACCGCGTTGGCCGGCTTCTGGTCGCTGCTGCTGGGCACTCTGGTGTCGCTCAGCCTCTACCTGCTCTACAAGGGTGGAGTGATCCACTTCAACTCGGACCTGGAGGAGAGCTTCTGGGGCGCCGGTCTCGCGTTCGTCACGGCGGTGGTGGTCGCGGCGATCATCACCCCGCTCACCGCCCCGAAGCGCGACGAGGAACTGCGCGGGCTGGTGTACGGCTTGGGCGGCGTCGACCTGAAGGGTGACGTGCTCGCCGGGGACGCCGCCTGGTACCGCTCCCCGGTGCTCCTCGGCGTGATCGCGGTCGCGCTGGCCGCCCTCTTCTACATCCCGGTCTTCTAG
- a CDS encoding DUF742 domain-containing protein yields the protein MRTEPPGPQHEWLDGDAGPVVRPYTLTRGRVRSAVDGFNLVAFVLAGSDVDAASHPHLLPEHRRLVALSRRPVSVAELAAELDLAVGVVRVLLGDLLAEGLVAVHEPPAAGILPNDDILKAVVSGLRAL from the coding sequence ATGCGGACTGAGCCGCCCGGGCCGCAGCACGAGTGGCTGGACGGCGATGCCGGACCGGTAGTGCGCCCGTACACCCTCACCAGGGGGCGGGTACGCTCCGCCGTCGACGGTTTCAACCTGGTCGCGTTCGTGCTGGCCGGATCGGACGTCGACGCGGCGAGTCACCCGCACCTGCTTCCGGAGCATCGACGGCTGGTCGCGTTGTCCCGCCGGCCGGTGTCGGTGGCCGAGTTGGCAGCCGAGCTGGACCTCGCTGTCGGTGTGGTCCGCGTCCTGCTCGGTGATCTCCTGGCCGAGGGCCTGGTAGCGGTGCACGAGCCGCCGGCCGCCGGCATCCTTCCCAACGACGACATTCTCAAGGCGGTGGTCAGTGGACTCCGTGCGCTATGA
- a CDS encoding glycoside hydrolase family 6 protein — protein MNVWRRLTGPRRALALAGAGALVAGGLVTIPVTAAQAATQCDIAYTTNDWQGGFTANITIKNLGDPVNGWTLGWTFPNSSQRVQQGWSATYTQSGSQVTARSMSYNGNLGTGASTTLGFNGAWSGSNPKPTSFTLNGVVCNGGTTTPPTTTPPPTDPPPTDPPPTDPPPTTNPPPGTKVDNPYAGVRGYVNPEWKAKADAEAGGSRISNNPTAVWLDRIAAINGTPNSSSNGAFGVKDHLDEALRQGAGYIQFVIYNLPGRDCSALASNGELGPDELPKYKAQYIDPIAAIQGDPKYSSIRIINIIEIDSLPNLVTNTSGQPGGTVMCDTVKANGAYVNGVGYALAKLGSIGNVYNYIDAGHHGWLGWDSNFNPSAEILKTAAVASGSTVNNVHGFITNTANYSALQEPYFKVTDNVNGQTVRQSKWVDWNYYVDELSFAQAFRSKLVSLGFNSNIGMLIDTSRNGWGGSARPTGPGATTSVDTYVNGGRVDRRLHLGNWCNQAGAGLGERPRVAPATGIDAYVWVKPPGESDGSSKEIPNNEGKGFDRMCDPTYGGNARNGNNPSGALGDAPISGAWFSAQFQELMRNAYPAL, from the coding sequence ATGAATGTGTGGAGAAGGCTGACCGGCCCACGCCGGGCCCTTGCGCTCGCGGGCGCGGGCGCCCTGGTCGCCGGTGGGCTGGTGACGATTCCGGTTACCGCGGCGCAGGCCGCGACGCAGTGCGACATCGCGTACACGACCAACGACTGGCAGGGCGGCTTCACCGCGAACATCACCATCAAGAACCTCGGCGACCCGGTCAACGGCTGGACCCTGGGCTGGACCTTCCCCAACTCCAGCCAGCGGGTACAGCAGGGCTGGTCGGCCACCTACACCCAGTCCGGCAGCCAGGTCACCGCCCGGAGCATGTCCTACAACGGCAACCTCGGCACCGGCGCGTCGACGACCCTGGGCTTCAACGGCGCGTGGAGCGGCAGCAACCCGAAGCCGACCTCGTTCACCCTGAACGGTGTGGTCTGCAACGGTGGCACCACCACTCCGCCGACCACGACGCCCCCGCCGACCGACCCGCCGCCCACCGACCCGCCGCCGACCGACCCGCCGCCCACGACCAACCCGCCGCCCGGCACCAAGGTCGACAACCCCTACGCCGGGGTGCGCGGCTACGTGAACCCGGAGTGGAAGGCCAAGGCGGACGCCGAGGCCGGCGGCAGCCGGATCTCCAACAACCCGACGGCCGTTTGGCTGGACCGGATCGCCGCGATCAACGGCACGCCGAACAGCAGCTCCAACGGCGCCTTCGGGGTGAAGGACCACCTGGACGAGGCGCTGCGTCAGGGCGCCGGCTACATCCAGTTCGTGATCTACAACCTGCCCGGCCGGGACTGCTCGGCGCTCGCCTCCAACGGTGAGCTGGGCCCGGACGAGCTGCCGAAGTACAAGGCCCAGTACATCGACCCGATCGCCGCGATCCAGGGCGACCCGAAGTACAGCAGCATCCGGATCATCAACATCATCGAGATCGACTCGCTGCCGAACCTGGTGACCAACACCTCCGGCCAGCCCGGTGGCACGGTCATGTGCGACACCGTCAAGGCCAACGGCGCCTACGTCAACGGCGTCGGCTACGCCCTGGCCAAGCTGGGCTCGATCGGCAACGTCTACAACTACATCGACGCCGGGCACCACGGCTGGCTCGGGTGGGACAGCAACTTCAACCCGTCCGCCGAGATCCTGAAGACCGCGGCGGTGGCCTCCGGCAGCACCGTCAACAACGTGCACGGCTTCATCACCAACACCGCCAACTACTCGGCGCTGCAGGAGCCGTACTTCAAGGTCACCGACAACGTGAACGGCCAGACGGTGCGGCAGTCGAAGTGGGTCGACTGGAACTACTACGTCGACGAGCTGTCGTTCGCCCAGGCGTTCCGGAGCAAGCTGGTCTCGTTGGGCTTCAACTCCAACATCGGCATGCTCATCGACACCTCCCGCAACGGTTGGGGCGGCTCCGCCCGGCCCACCGGCCCGGGTGCGACGACGAGCGTCGACACGTACGTCAACGGTGGCCGCGTCGACCGTCGGCTGCACCTCGGCAACTGGTGCAACCAGGCCGGCGCCGGTCTCGGCGAGCGGCCCCGGGTGGCCCCGGCCACGGGTATCGACGCCTACGTCTGGGTGAAGCCTCCGGGTGAGTCGGACGGCTCCAGCAAGGAGATCCCGAACAACGAGGGCAAGGGCTTCGACCGGATGTGCGACCCGACGTACGGCGGTAACGCCCGCAACGGCAACAACCCGTCCGGTGCCCTGGGAGACGCGCCGATCTCCGGTGCGTGGTTCTCGGCCCAGTTCCAGGAGCTCATGCGCAACGCGTACCCGGCTCTCTGA
- a CDS encoding roadblock/LC7 domain-containing protein, which produces MQHSTKQSAGLDWLLDELVQRVPAAREAVVLSADGLLLGCSAELERSDAEHLCALAAGFSSLARGASRHVDGGPVRQTVVEMESAYLFVTAAGQGACLAVVSDADADIGLVAYEMAMLVIRVGESLSAPARSSAGAGDAD; this is translated from the coding sequence GTGCAGCATTCGACGAAGCAGAGCGCCGGCCTCGACTGGCTGCTCGACGAACTGGTGCAGCGGGTTCCGGCCGCCCGGGAGGCGGTGGTGCTCTCCGCCGACGGCCTGCTCCTCGGCTGCTCGGCCGAGTTGGAGCGTTCCGACGCCGAGCACCTGTGTGCACTCGCCGCTGGTTTCTCCAGCCTGGCCCGGGGCGCCAGCCGGCACGTGGACGGCGGTCCGGTCCGACAGACCGTGGTGGAGATGGAGTCCGCGTACCTCTTCGTCACCGCCGCCGGCCAGGGTGCCTGCCTGGCGGTGGTCAGCGACGCCGACGCGGACATCGGGCTGGTCGCGTACGAGATGGCGATGCTCGTCATCCGGGTGGGGGAGAGCCTCTCCGCGCCGGCCCGATCGTCGGCGGGAGCCGGTGATGCGGACTGA